Proteins encoded in a region of the Pelmatolapia mariae isolate MD_Pm_ZW linkage group LG16_19, Pm_UMD_F_2, whole genome shotgun sequence genome:
- the bag5 gene encoding BAG family molecular chaperone regulator 5 isoform X3 has translation MAVRWLCSLFGKPFDGGKRMDHGGPQQQQQHPMEQQQPAYHPQHPAMMRLYEIQKEVASLGPQVCTFSGLQNDRDYKRLERELTRLLLDVDQVDTEGKPELQGARKRAAQEVEGLLRYLEENATHPSRLAIEQLSYEARQLVDERVVAPQRAGGVTEINDELVDALQELVLRLTQVKTEGRVPLRKARYRALTRLCAVQDVIEGRTQQQTLSLPLSGDTHEAVNCINQVMVKVSVARSQLVALLMGLSGRDSCAHLSRILTEMQVELDALDVSGNAVIRNYRKQVVEEINGLLKHLDLEGEGDDTRRYDLAQNNSIREIEGVRAHISHLREGVLRHCAMGDLSFRPKAELQGLLTQLDQVDTAKNPCIREARRRAVVEVQAVITFLDLREALARRQPGPNEHPSHRAVWQVLGSLSELQAQVLGFDGKRVDKSYMILEELLTKQLLALDAVDPQGDETTKVARKQAVKFAQNILNYLDMKTDEWEY, from the exons CCTGTTTGGGAAGCCCTTTGATGGCGGGAAGAGGATGGACCATGGTggtccacagcagcagcaacaacatccaatggagcagcagcagccagcaTATCATCCGCAGCACCCTGCCATGATGCGGCTGTACGAGATACAGAAGGAGGTGGCGTCTCTGGGGCCGCAGGTGTGCACCTTCAGCGGCCTTCAGAATGATCGGGACTACAAGCGTCTGGAGCGAGAGCTGACCCGCCTGCTGCTGGATGTGGACCAGGTGGACACAGAGGGCAAGCCGGAGCTGCAGGGGGCACGAAAAAGAGCGGCTCAGGAGGTGGAGGGACTCCTGCGTTATCTAGAAGAGAACGCCACCCATCCTTCCCGGCTGGCCATCGAACAGCTAAGCTACGAGGCGCGGCAGCTGGTGGACGAGCGCGTCGTGGCTCCGCAGCGAGCAGGCGGGGTGACAGAGATCAACGACGAGTTGGTGGACGCTCTGCAGGAGCTCGTGCTGAGGCTCACTCAGGTCAAGACCGAAGGGAGGGTGCCGCTCCGCAAAGCACGCTACCGGGCGCTAACGCGCCTCTGCGCTGTACAGGATGTGATCGAAGGGCGCACGCAGCAGCAGACCCTCTCCCTGCCGCTGTCGGGAGACACCCACGAGGCCGTGAACTGCATCAACCAGGTGATGGTAAAGGTGAGCGTGGCCCGCAGCCAGCTGGTGGCGCTGCTGATGGGTCTGAGCGGGAGGGACAGCTGTGCCCACCTGTCACGCATCCTGACAGAGATGCAGGTGGAGCTGGACGCTCTGGATGTTTCGGGGAACGCGGTGATCAGAAATTACAGGAAACAGGTGGTGGAGGAGATAAACGGGCTGCTGAAACATCTGGACCTGGAGGGGGAAGGAGACGACACACGCAG GTATGACTTGGCGCAGAACAACTCCATCCGAGAGATCGAGGGCGTGCGAGCTCACATCTCGCACCTGCGAGAGGGCGTCCTACGACACTGTGCGATGGGTGACCTCAGCTTCAGACCCAAAGCCGAGTTGCAGGGTCTTCTCACCCAACTGGACCAGGTGGACACGGCGAAGAACCCGTGCATAAGAGAAGCCCGTCGCCGTGCTGTGGTGGAAGTCCAGGCGGTCATCACGTTCCTGGACCTACGCGAGGCTCTAGCACGCCGCCAGCCAGGCCCCAATGAGCACCCATCACATCGAGCTGTGTGGCAAGTCCTGGGGAGCCTGTCAGAGCTCCAGGCTCAGGTCCTGGGCTTCGACGGCAAGCGGGTCGACAAGAGCTACATGATCTTGGAGGAGCTGCTTACCAAACAGCTGCTGGCGCTGGACGCCGTTGACCCGCAAGGCGACGAGACAACCAAGGTGGCACGCAAGCAGGCGGTGAAGTTTGCCCAGAACATTCTCAACTACCTGGACATGAAGACAGATGAGTGGGAGTATTAA
- the bag5 gene encoding BAG family molecular chaperone regulator 5 isoform X1 produces MSSDLHQTAYHYRADLKMERAARNKKRSRAKRRKESLFGKPFDGGKRMDHGGPQQQQQHPMEQQQPAYHPQHPAMMRLYEIQKEVASLGPQVCTFSGLQNDRDYKRLERELTRLLLDVDQVDTEGKPELQGARKRAAQEVEGLLRYLEENATHPSRLAIEQLSYEARQLVDERVVAPQRAGGVTEINDELVDALQELVLRLTQVKTEGRVPLRKARYRALTRLCAVQDVIEGRTQQQTLSLPLSGDTHEAVNCINQVMVKVSVARSQLVALLMGLSGRDSCAHLSRILTEMQVELDALDVSGNAVIRNYRKQVVEEINGLLKHLDLEGEGDDTRRYDLAQNNSIREIEGVRAHISHLREGVLRHCAMGDLSFRPKAELQGLLTQLDQVDTAKNPCIREARRRAVVEVQAVITFLDLREALARRQPGPNEHPSHRAVWQVLGSLSELQAQVLGFDGKRVDKSYMILEELLTKQLLALDAVDPQGDETTKVARKQAVKFAQNILNYLDMKTDEWEY; encoded by the exons CCTGTTTGGGAAGCCCTTTGATGGCGGGAAGAGGATGGACCATGGTggtccacagcagcagcaacaacatccaatggagcagcagcagccagcaTATCATCCGCAGCACCCTGCCATGATGCGGCTGTACGAGATACAGAAGGAGGTGGCGTCTCTGGGGCCGCAGGTGTGCACCTTCAGCGGCCTTCAGAATGATCGGGACTACAAGCGTCTGGAGCGAGAGCTGACCCGCCTGCTGCTGGATGTGGACCAGGTGGACACAGAGGGCAAGCCGGAGCTGCAGGGGGCACGAAAAAGAGCGGCTCAGGAGGTGGAGGGACTCCTGCGTTATCTAGAAGAGAACGCCACCCATCCTTCCCGGCTGGCCATCGAACAGCTAAGCTACGAGGCGCGGCAGCTGGTGGACGAGCGCGTCGTGGCTCCGCAGCGAGCAGGCGGGGTGACAGAGATCAACGACGAGTTGGTGGACGCTCTGCAGGAGCTCGTGCTGAGGCTCACTCAGGTCAAGACCGAAGGGAGGGTGCCGCTCCGCAAAGCACGCTACCGGGCGCTAACGCGCCTCTGCGCTGTACAGGATGTGATCGAAGGGCGCACGCAGCAGCAGACCCTCTCCCTGCCGCTGTCGGGAGACACCCACGAGGCCGTGAACTGCATCAACCAGGTGATGGTAAAGGTGAGCGTGGCCCGCAGCCAGCTGGTGGCGCTGCTGATGGGTCTGAGCGGGAGGGACAGCTGTGCCCACCTGTCACGCATCCTGACAGAGATGCAGGTGGAGCTGGACGCTCTGGATGTTTCGGGGAACGCGGTGATCAGAAATTACAGGAAACAGGTGGTGGAGGAGATAAACGGGCTGCTGAAACATCTGGACCTGGAGGGGGAAGGAGACGACACACGCAG GTATGACTTGGCGCAGAACAACTCCATCCGAGAGATCGAGGGCGTGCGAGCTCACATCTCGCACCTGCGAGAGGGCGTCCTACGACACTGTGCGATGGGTGACCTCAGCTTCAGACCCAAAGCCGAGTTGCAGGGTCTTCTCACCCAACTGGACCAGGTGGACACGGCGAAGAACCCGTGCATAAGAGAAGCCCGTCGCCGTGCTGTGGTGGAAGTCCAGGCGGTCATCACGTTCCTGGACCTACGCGAGGCTCTAGCACGCCGCCAGCCAGGCCCCAATGAGCACCCATCACATCGAGCTGTGTGGCAAGTCCTGGGGAGCCTGTCAGAGCTCCAGGCTCAGGTCCTGGGCTTCGACGGCAAGCGGGTCGACAAGAGCTACATGATCTTGGAGGAGCTGCTTACCAAACAGCTGCTGGCGCTGGACGCCGTTGACCCGCAAGGCGACGAGACAACCAAGGTGGCACGCAAGCAGGCGGTGAAGTTTGCCCAGAACATTCTCAACTACCTGGACATGAAGACAGATGAGTGGGAGTATTAA
- the bag5 gene encoding BAG family molecular chaperone regulator 5 isoform X2, with the protein MCANVFGVLKSLFGKPFDGGKRMDHGGPQQQQQHPMEQQQPAYHPQHPAMMRLYEIQKEVASLGPQVCTFSGLQNDRDYKRLERELTRLLLDVDQVDTEGKPELQGARKRAAQEVEGLLRYLEENATHPSRLAIEQLSYEARQLVDERVVAPQRAGGVTEINDELVDALQELVLRLTQVKTEGRVPLRKARYRALTRLCAVQDVIEGRTQQQTLSLPLSGDTHEAVNCINQVMVKVSVARSQLVALLMGLSGRDSCAHLSRILTEMQVELDALDVSGNAVIRNYRKQVVEEINGLLKHLDLEGEGDDTRRYDLAQNNSIREIEGVRAHISHLREGVLRHCAMGDLSFRPKAELQGLLTQLDQVDTAKNPCIREARRRAVVEVQAVITFLDLREALARRQPGPNEHPSHRAVWQVLGSLSELQAQVLGFDGKRVDKSYMILEELLTKQLLALDAVDPQGDETTKVARKQAVKFAQNILNYLDMKTDEWEY; encoded by the exons CCTGTTTGGGAAGCCCTTTGATGGCGGGAAGAGGATGGACCATGGTggtccacagcagcagcaacaacatccaatggagcagcagcagccagcaTATCATCCGCAGCACCCTGCCATGATGCGGCTGTACGAGATACAGAAGGAGGTGGCGTCTCTGGGGCCGCAGGTGTGCACCTTCAGCGGCCTTCAGAATGATCGGGACTACAAGCGTCTGGAGCGAGAGCTGACCCGCCTGCTGCTGGATGTGGACCAGGTGGACACAGAGGGCAAGCCGGAGCTGCAGGGGGCACGAAAAAGAGCGGCTCAGGAGGTGGAGGGACTCCTGCGTTATCTAGAAGAGAACGCCACCCATCCTTCCCGGCTGGCCATCGAACAGCTAAGCTACGAGGCGCGGCAGCTGGTGGACGAGCGCGTCGTGGCTCCGCAGCGAGCAGGCGGGGTGACAGAGATCAACGACGAGTTGGTGGACGCTCTGCAGGAGCTCGTGCTGAGGCTCACTCAGGTCAAGACCGAAGGGAGGGTGCCGCTCCGCAAAGCACGCTACCGGGCGCTAACGCGCCTCTGCGCTGTACAGGATGTGATCGAAGGGCGCACGCAGCAGCAGACCCTCTCCCTGCCGCTGTCGGGAGACACCCACGAGGCCGTGAACTGCATCAACCAGGTGATGGTAAAGGTGAGCGTGGCCCGCAGCCAGCTGGTGGCGCTGCTGATGGGTCTGAGCGGGAGGGACAGCTGTGCCCACCTGTCACGCATCCTGACAGAGATGCAGGTGGAGCTGGACGCTCTGGATGTTTCGGGGAACGCGGTGATCAGAAATTACAGGAAACAGGTGGTGGAGGAGATAAACGGGCTGCTGAAACATCTGGACCTGGAGGGGGAAGGAGACGACACACGCAG GTATGACTTGGCGCAGAACAACTCCATCCGAGAGATCGAGGGCGTGCGAGCTCACATCTCGCACCTGCGAGAGGGCGTCCTACGACACTGTGCGATGGGTGACCTCAGCTTCAGACCCAAAGCCGAGTTGCAGGGTCTTCTCACCCAACTGGACCAGGTGGACACGGCGAAGAACCCGTGCATAAGAGAAGCCCGTCGCCGTGCTGTGGTGGAAGTCCAGGCGGTCATCACGTTCCTGGACCTACGCGAGGCTCTAGCACGCCGCCAGCCAGGCCCCAATGAGCACCCATCACATCGAGCTGTGTGGCAAGTCCTGGGGAGCCTGTCAGAGCTCCAGGCTCAGGTCCTGGGCTTCGACGGCAAGCGGGTCGACAAGAGCTACATGATCTTGGAGGAGCTGCTTACCAAACAGCTGCTGGCGCTGGACGCCGTTGACCCGCAAGGCGACGAGACAACCAAGGTGGCACGCAAGCAGGCGGTGAAGTTTGCCCAGAACATTCTCAACTACCTGGACATGAAGACAGATGAGTGGGAGTATTAA